The Daucus carota subsp. sativus chromosome 7, DH1 v3.0, whole genome shotgun sequence genome window below encodes:
- the LOC108194953 gene encoding uncharacterized protein LOC108194953, giving the protein MIQGYKPKSVRKRKNSAEKQNVSGNSAKRFTYPLSPLIADKNEHIFVLQGLRNISSPTVTPQDNVATLRTPFSNITNIVENNVTSNRRSSLGDGENLFVLQGLRQMTNLTVTPEDTVATVRTPLCNITNIVQNNVRSNRFSSLGGGGGGHRKRTNTIVTPEDNAAAIRTPLSNITNIVQDNVKSKRRSLRGLYDNKFEETARNLFPETSSHNAEKNKYLQDDDIECSVVQDPVLSDDSEDEFSSGDSSTDGDYNPSMELDSESGEFCSKQALEHRLFHFTTVKINMYNVQFILPFVESEQDNSSVAAKTVPKEYVSLGSPDAICDKCNARLWKEERTNKNVTKGKPIFSICCRKGDVKLPPTPQTPAYLLNLYNNKYTGLHFQRCIRLYNAMFAFTSTGGKIDHSINNGRGPYVYRLNGQNHHVFGQLIPDEGQPPKYCQLYIYDTTNEVNNRLRWVNVEDQQTVDKEVIQGLILMLDRTNELVAKFCTARDRFENSDFVDLKVELKVCRSQSGRENHISSSDEVAGIMVGTTDNTTPDRDIIVEKKFGLQRISYIHPKLMALQYPLLFPNGEDGYHNRILFQSADRGSDKEKDMISMKDYYSYKFQVRENEGLTPRLGGRLFQLYMVDAFSTIEQTRLWWFRTHQTILRNELYTHIADSIKKGDSVGGNVGKGVILPAGYVGSKRYMQQNFQDALAVCRHVGHPDVFLTMTCNSMWDEIQQMMKFVPGCIPPNCPDIIPRVFRLKLEQLTNDIKKKGHFGKCIGVMYVVEFQKRGLPHVHMLIWLDGPSKKYLKENVDKFVSAEIPDPVKDPAGYAAVKAYMILLM; this is encoded by the exons ATGATTCAAG GTTACAAACCAAAGAGTGTTAGAAAACGTAAGAACTCTGCTGAGAAGCAGAATGTTTCTGGGAATTCTGCTAAGCGTTTTACGTATCCTCTTTCTCCTTTGATAGCTGATAAAAATG AACATATATTTGTTTTGCAAGGCCTTCGTAATATTAGCAGCCCGACTGTCACACCACAGGATAATGTTGCCACACTGAGAACTCCGTTTTCTAACATAACTAACATTGTTGAGAACAATGTTACATCAAACCGAAGGTCCAGTTTAGGAGATGGAG AAAATTTGTTTGTCTTGCAAGGCCTTCGTCAGATGACCAACCTCACTGTCACACCCGAGGATACTGTTGCCACAGTGAGAACTCCACTTTGTAATATAACTAACATTGTTCAGAACAATGTTAGATCAAACAGATTTTCCAGTttaggaggtggaggtggag GCCATCGTAAGAGGACCAACACAATTGTTACTCCAGAGGATAATGCTGCCGCAATAAGAACTCCGCTTTCTAATATAACTAACATTGTTCAAGACAATGTAAAATCAAAAAGAAGGTCATTAAGAGGACTGTATGACAACAAATTTGAAGAGACAGCCCGAAACCTTTTTCCTGAAACATCTTCTCACAATGCTGAGAAAAACAAGTATCTGCAAGATGATGACATTG AGTGTTCTGTTGTTCAAGATCCTGTTCTTTCAGATGATTCTGAGGATGAATTTAGTAGTG GTGATTCTAGCACAGATGGAGACTACAACCCAAGCATGGAATTAGACAGTGAAAGTGGTGAGTTTTGTAGTAAACAAGCACTGGAGCACCGTCTTTTTCACTTTACAACTGTCAAAATTAACATGTACAATGTACAATTCATCTTGCCATTTGTAGAGTCCGAACAAGATAATTCTTCAGTTGCTGCAAAGACGGTACCAAAGGAATATGTCAGCCTTGGTAGTCCAGATGCTATATGCGATAAATGTAATGCCCGTCTCTGGAAAGAAGAGCGCACCAACAAGAATGTCACAAAAGGAAAACCAATCTTCTCAATATGTTGCCGGAAGGGTGATGTTAAACTACCTCCTACTCCTCAAACTCCAGCCTATTTGCTGAATTTGTACAACAACAAATATACTGGACTTCATTTTCAGCGTTGCATCAGGTTGTACAATGCCATGTTTGCCTTTACGTCCACTGGAGGTAAAATTGACCATTCTATAAACAATGGCAGAGGTCCTTACGTGTATAGGCTCAATGGTCAGAACCACCATGTATTTGGCCAGTTAATACCCGATGAAGGCCAACCACCAAAATATTGTCAACTCTACATCTATGATACAACAAATGAAGTTAATAACCGCCTTAGGTGGGTTAATGTTGAAGATCAGCAAACTGTTGATAAGGAAGTTATTCAAGGTCTGATATTGATGTTGGATCGGACCAATGAATTGGTTGCCAAGTTCTGTACCGCACGAGACCGTTTTGAGAATTCGGACTTTGTTGATTTGAAGGTTGAATTGAAAGTATGCAGATCTCAGAGTGGTAGAGAGAACCACATATCATCTTCTGACGAGGTGGCTGGAATAATGGTTGGAACTACTGATAATACCACTCCTGATCGCGATATCATAGTTGAAAAGAAGTTTGGATTGCAACGTATTTCATATATTCATCCAAAACTCATGGCTCTGCAATACCCGCTACTTTTTCCAAATGGCGAGGATGGTTACCACAACAGAATTCTTTTTCAGAGTGCTGATCGAGGTTCTGACAAAGAAAAAGATATGATCTCCATGAAAGACTATTATTCATACAAATTTCAAGTTAGAGAGAACGAAG GCCTTACTCCTAGATTAGGTGGAAGACTTTTTCAACTGTACATGGTCGACGCCTTCTCCACAATTGAGCAGACGCGGTTGTGGTGGTTTCGGACTCACCAAACAATTTTGAGAAATGAATTATACACGCATATCGCGGATTCTATTAAGAAAGGTGATTCAGTTGGTGGTAATGTTGGTAAAGGTGTCATACTCCCGGCTGGATATGTTGGCTCCAAAAGGTACATGCAACAGAACTTCCAGGATGCCTTAGCTGTGTGCCGTCATGTTGGACACCCAGATGTTTTCCTTACAATGACATGTAATTCAATGTGGGATGAAATTCAGCAAATGATGAAATTTGTGCCCGGATGCATCCCACCAAACTGTCCTGATATAATCCCAAGAGTGTTCCGACTTAAACTGGAACAACTAACTAATGATATTAAGAAGAAAGGACACTTTGGGAAATGTATTGGGG TGATGTATGTTGTGGAATTTCAAAAAAGAGGACTGCCACACGTGCATATGCTAATATGGCTAGATGGTCCATCGAAGAAGTATTTAAAAGAGAATGTTGACAAGTTTGTTTCGGCTGAAATTCCAGACCCTGTGAAGGATCCTGCAGGATATGCTGCTGTCAAAGCATATATGATTCTACTAATGTAA